The sequence GTCTAGTTTTCTCTCATGATTCTCCTATTGATATTTTTAATACACTAGAGGGACTCTCTAGCTGAGTTTTGCATACACTATGTTAATTTGATTCTCCTACAAATGATACTCTAACGAGATATTACAAAAAAACATACATCGGAGATGCTTATTATTGAAGGGTGTAGAAAGCTTCTAAGAACTTAGATATGCATGATGTATAAGTAAATAATATATATTTCCATTAGTTATTTACAATTATTAAATCCTTAAGAAATCAAGCATGCTTTATTTAGTTGTGCCTAGAAAATACTGGCATGTACAAGGCCCTTTTAATCAATTTAAACAAATAGAGCTTCTATGGAGATAATCAAAATACATTTACTATTGGACTTTTACAGGATACTACAACTTTGTGGCAATTGATATTTTGTTGGTTAGGGAGTAACTATTTCAACTAAATGTGAAATGTAACAATTGACAGATTGCAATTTTAAGTAATAAATGAATGCAAGGGATTTCATCTCATGGAATTTTAAAGACGACTACATTTGTAGGGTTAATAAAAGTGAAATACTACCATGGAATATTTAAATTGTCTTGACTTAGAAATATTATCTTGTTGTGTTTGAATATCTAATTTCAATTTCTTAGTTTCAAGGAATCTAGCATTCAACAGTTCTTGATTAATGATAAAAATACAATGAATTGGCAAATGGCTTAATGGTTAACATGTGAAAATACCTAATAGTTACAAGGGTTGTTTGAAGATTATGTGAATTGATCCTCGTCAACATTCCTGAAATGACATGGTAAGTATATTGCTTTTTGTAGGGACCTTTTGGAAATAAATCTAATATCTATACACATAAGTTGTATGGAATTACCTATCACAACAATAATGCACTGTTGGTAAGACCTATAGTATGAAAactatttcattttttttctctaTTGCTAGATTCAAGGGCACTAATTATTTAGAGATTTGCATAAGCTATTGAGAATTGCATTTGATGCTAgttttttgagttttgtttttaTGAGATAAATGCTTCAGTATCAATTACAAATCCTCAAGTAACATATTATTTTCTCTCACCTAAGATTAGTTCATCTAATTCTATAGATATAGATGACTTGTATTAGGAGGTAAATTGTATCTAGAAGGTTAATTTGCAAGAGTATAACATATCATTTTAGCTGTATATCTAGGAATTTCATTATTGCTACTTACAATAGGGTGGCCCACAACTGCCTAGTTAATTTGTTTATTAGGAATTACACATATAGTTTAATAGATTTTTGGGAAAGAGTATGATTATTTGAAGCaattatcaaattttaattatttttgaatcTTCAACAATATTTAAAAACAAATGGATAAAGGTAGGGAAGATGAAATACAGGGGCTGTATGGCTACAACATTCCCTTTATATTTTCAGGTACTAAGCTGGTCTACTACTTTAACTAAGGTTTAAAAATATTCACAAAGATTATATATGAAAGTAGAACAttgaaatattatttaaaataaaataaaactattatAATTAAGATAAAAATTTGCCAGAATGCTTGATCAAACTTTTTAccaaaattttaagaaaattatattCAAACTTTTTTAGTAGTAATGTTTCTGATCTATTTTCTAGTCCTCACTTCAGAATTAGGGTTTGGGACAGTTAATATATTGATTAGTGATCAATTTAAAAACAGTTTATTGAGAATCCATTAAAAATAGTGAATTTAATGATCTTAAAATAGCTGCATTCATAAtgatttttatttacaaaatataAATGTGCTAGCTTTTAATCGCATTTCTACTTTTCAAGGAAAGAAAATTCATCTTGACAAATTTGAAGCATACAATGCATACTTGAATTACTTCCATTTTATTGAATATTATCTGTGAATGTATTATTCTTCTTTATATTATTCTTGGCTATGTTGGTTCTGATGCTTATTTTGTAATGACTTAAGAGGTTAAATCTATGATTAAAATTCTTAAATAAGAATTTAAGAGATCGCAGGAGTATTTTGCAGTCAAAATCTGATATTTTAGAAACATTAATTGGGCATTGATATTAGAAATCAACTtatggattttctttattgagcATCTGTAGCCTGTTGTTATTGTTAGCATATTCCTGAGGAAACATAAGTGCATGCAATGCATGCATTTATGTTTCGTCGGGAATATGCTAACAATATTACCCACTACCAGATGCTGAATAAAGAAAATCCAGAATGTTCCTATCTTTACAATTGCGAGAAATTAATATTCCAATATGGTGTTCCTTTCTACACTATTTTTATATTCGAACAGATGCATGAGAAAAGGAAAGCACGGTAAAAGAATGGAAAGTTTGCAATACACAAAAATGTAAGTCTGGACCATTTTGTAAGCTGGGTTTAGTCTTTTTCATTCTCTTTTTTTGACATTCTTAGGTATTTCGTTTCAATTTTGGCTTCTACAGAGAGAATTATTTCAATCTGTTGGCCATATGCCTTTCGTTTTTCATTCGATTTTTTTAATCTATGTTGCTCATTACGTTTAAGTTCGAACAGCACATCGAAATCGAGCTGCATCTTGACAGGGGAAAGATTAAGCATGGTTCTTGTACTTTTCCTCCTACCCACCTCACTTGTTGTCCAAGTCCACACAAATTTTATCTTCAACCAGTTCAATGCGTCGACCCTTGATTTGTTTGGTAATGCCTCAGTGCAGTCTAATGCCATCTCCCTTAATCAACCATCTCAAGCTTCTATTGGCCGTGCTTTCTATCGACATCCTGTGCGCATAAAAGATCCGGGCTCCCTGAATTCTACTCTCTTTCAGCACAACTTTTGTGTTTAGCATTGTTCCTTCTTCAGCTTCCCAATCTGGGTTTGGACTAGCATTTATTACGACTCCGCACAGATATCCAGAGGGACTTTTATTTGGTCCGTACCTTGGCTTGAATACCAATTTGTCAGTTATGGGACAGGCCTCTAGTCATCTTTTTGCAGTCGAGTTCGACACAGTAAAGAACTTTGAATTTAGGGATATCAGGAACAATGACGTTGGTTTAGTTCTCAACGACCTTTGGTCCATGAACTCTACGGCTGCAGGCTACTGGAACAACATCAGCCAATTCCAGGAATTACATCTCAACAGCAGACAGAATATTCAAGCTTGTATTTATTATGACAATCTTCAAAACGAGCTCAAAATCACCATTGCTGAGGCTGGTAATGATCGCCCACAGAAACCATTGATATATATGAGAAATATATCTCTGTCCAACATTGTAGAAGAAGAAATGTACGTTGGTTTCTCAGCAGCTACGAGACTCATTTTTGAAGAGAATTACATCCTGGCCTGGAAATTTGCTACAAACGGAACCGCGCCGCCCGTGAATACATCTAATTTTCCTTCTTTTACACACACAAAAGCCAAGAGCTCAAACTCTGGACAGATAGCTGGCATTAGCACAGCTTGCATCGTTCTCATTCTCCTGGCGGTGGCAGCATCAGTTGTACGGATCAAGAGAAATCGATACACAGAAGTTATCGAAGAATGGGAAATGGAGTATTGGCCTTACAGGTTTAAGTACAAAGACCTACATATTGCAACCAAGGGCTTTCGAGAGAACTTTTGGGGTCCGGAGGCTTTGGTCGGGTATACAGAGGAGTCCTTCCCACAAACGACCTCCAAGTAGCAGTGAAATGTATCCGTAGAGAAACCGATGAAGGTTTCAAGGATTTCATAGCAGAAATCTCCAGTCTTGGTCGCCTTCAACATCGAAATCTTATGCAAATCAGAGGCTTCTGCAGGCGGGCGAAGCAGCTCTTCATAGTTTATGACTACATGCCAAATGGGAGCCTTGACAAGATGATATTTAAAAAGCCAAAGAAGGTACTCGAATGGAGTCACAGGTACAGAGTGATCAGAGATGTCGCTGCAGGTTTGTTGTATCTTCACGAAGAATGGGAGCAATGCGTAGTACACAGAGACATTAAGTCTGCCAATGTTTTGCTAGACTCAGAGATGAATGGGAAGCTTGGGGATTTCGGGTTTTCCCGTCTGTACGAGCATAACGAAAACTCACAGGCTACTCGTGTGGTTGGAACATTGGGGTACATTGCACGGAGCTGATACACACAGGAAAGGCCAGCCCCGCCACAGATGTATTCagttttgttatttttttgttggCGGTTGCATGCGGAAGGAAACCTGTCGATATTTCCCTCGAATCTGATCTAATAGTTTTGTTAGACTGGGTGAGAAAGTTGCATGCAATAGGCAGTCTCATGGATGCAGCCAACCCAAATCTTCTTGGACAATATGTTGAAGTTGAGACGGAGAGAGTACTCAAACTGGGGCTAATCTGTTCCAATCCTCGGCCAGAATGCAGGCCTGGCATGAAACAAGTTTTACAAATACTTGACGAAGAAGATCCAATACCAGGCTTCAACTTTCTGTCTTATTTGGATACGACTGTACCGGAGAGCACTTGGAACTCTTCTCCACGTTACTGTAGTAGCTCAGATGCTTCCATTTCCAAGTCAAACTAGCTTTCTGGCTGTGTCACTTTATAAGGTCGATGTTTTTGTGGCTTTATGTTTCTTTTGTAATATTCCTTAGTGTGGAATGCTTCATGTTGTATTTGTACAAAATGTTCAGTATAGCTTCTAATGTTTAGCATTTACTTTGTTGGAATTTGTGGGTTCGGTTCTAAagcgtatatatatatattgctggtTCAGTTTGTTGTTGCATCAAAAGACTGATCTATCAACGTCTGATACAAattgtagagatatggatcgcacggGAGGCGATTAGTCCCTTGTCACAAAACTTGATGGGAGCGCTAACCATTTTCCcaacatatgtgtatgtgtatgtgtatatatatatgtttactAAGTGGAGAGGCTatatacaatgacaacaaaatattagtTAACATTTGATTTTTTCAACAAAAATTGGTGGTCATTTATATGTTTTATTAAGCATttcataacaaaaatcttgttagaAAATTTTATGGGTACCTGAGAGTTCTAAAAGATTGGTCTTTGTTCGCtatttggcatgatgatgatttggcATTGTGATGGGAGGGCAGTGGTCTCTACAATTGAAACACCTTAGTTAATGTACCTTGGTATCCAAAATCAACACTAGCCACCAATTGTAGGAAAATATTAGTTCTCAACTTCTCAGGATGGAAAATCACCACTTGAAGGTCATAAATGGAGTATTCAATtgactatatgtgtgtgtgtgtgtgtgtgtgtgtgtgtttactaAGTGGAGAGGCTatatacaatgacaacaaaatattagtTAACATTtgattttttcaacaaaaaatggtgatcatttatttattttattaagcaTTTCATAGCAAAAATCTTGGTAGAAAATTTGATGggtatgggtcagtgcaagaagccgagtccactttttggctaaaaagtggaagtgtttttcctgatttttcaagttttgtctcatttgagcttaaattttgaaacacttggagattgaatcttggaaaacaCCAGggatataaaagatagccctctgagtctactttccaaatatgtaatttattttaatacccgcacaataaaaaataactttttgaatggagttctaaaaactatgttttaaaaatgtatgtttcaggaccataccatgcatgtgtatgacccacattttttgacacaattaaaattattttctcaaaccattttgggaaatagtttgtaacacactgaagattgatgagcatatttttctatattttttttaaaaatatttgtttttaattaattttttaatgaccataattatctttttaaaaatttgacttgtacggcccacataatttgatgtaaacttaatttttattttaaatagaaaacaattttgtgcagattgatgacatatattttttttttcaaaatttattaaaataattattttattaaattaacaaaattagttaatatttcaagtttatggacccgatttagtataaattaaataaaaaatagttaaaataatcaatttttaaataaatttacatatttagaatctagacattataatctgaaatgggttttaatttcatataaaaattctctaattagaggcacgtaaactattttagaagttcatattta is a genomic window of Cryptomeria japonica chromosome 7, Sugi_1.0, whole genome shotgun sequence containing:
- the LOC131032618 gene encoding L-type lectin-domain containing receptor kinase SIT2-like; amino-acid sequence: MGQASSHLFAVEFDTVKNFEFRDIRNNDVGLVLNDLWSMNSTAAGYWNNISQFQELHLNSRQNIQACIYYDNLQNELKITIAEAGNDRPQKPLIYMRNISLSNIVEEEMYVGFSAATRLIFEENYILAWKFATNGTAPPVNTSNFPSFTHTKAKSSNSGQIAGISTACIVLILLAVAASVVRIKRNRYTEVIEEWEMEYWPYRFKYKDLHIATKGFRENFWGPEALVGRAKQLFIVYDYMPNGSLDKMIFKKPKKVLEWSHRYRVIRDVAAGLLYLHEEWEQCVVHRDIKSANVLLDSEMNGKLGDFGFSRLYEHNENSQATRVVGTLGKPVDISLESDLIVLLDWVRKLHAIGSLMDAANPNLLGQYVEVETERVLKLGLICSNPRPECRPGMKQVLQILDEEDPIPGFNFLSYLDTTVPESTWNSSPRYCSSSDASISKSN